Below is a window of Numenius arquata chromosome 28, bNumArq3.hap1.1, whole genome shotgun sequence DNA.
ctgcccatATCCCAAATCTCCTCATCCCTTCCCGAAttccccccatccttccctgcccatATCCCAAatccccccatctctccccataTCCCCCCAATCCTTCACtgcctccccaaatccccccgtccctccccaaatccccccatcaCTCCTAAATCCCTCATCCCTCCTCAAAtcccccccatccttccctgcccatATCCCAAatccccccatctctccccataTCCCCCCAATCCCTCACtgcctccccaaatccccccatcaCTCCTAAATCCCTCATCCCTCCTCAAATcccatccttccctgcccatATCCCAAATCTCCTCATCCCTTCCCGAAttcccccccatccttccctgctctcatcccaaatccccccatccctccccaaatcccatcACTCCTAAATCCCTCATCCCTCCTCAAAtccccccatccttccctgcccatATCCCAAATCTCCTCATCCCTTCCCAAAttccccccatccttccctgccctcatcccaaatccccccatctctccccataTCCCCCCAATCCTTCACtgcctccccaaatccccccgtccctccccaaatccccccatcaCTCCTAAATCCCTCATCCCTCCTCAAAtcccccccatccttccctgcccatATCCCAAatccccccatctctccccataTCCCCCCAATCCCTCACtgcctccccaaatccccccatcaCTCCTAAATCCCTCATCCCTCCTCAAATcccatccttccctgcccatATCCCAAATCTCCTCATCCCTTCCCGAAttcccccccatccttccctgctctcatcccaaatccccccatctctccccataTCCCCCCAATCCTTCACtgcctccccaaatccccccatccctccccaaatccccccatcaCTCCTAAATCCCTCATCCCTCCTCAAAtccccccatccttccctgcccatATCCCAAATCTCCTCATCCCTTCCCGAATTcccatccttccctgcccatATCCCAAATCTCCTCATCTCTCCCCATATCCCCCCAATCCCTCACtgcctccccaaatccccccatccttccccaaatccccccatcaCTCCTAAATCCCTCATCCCTCCTCAAAtccccccatccttccctgccctcatCCCAAAATCcctcaccccaaatccccccatccCAAattcccccatctctccccacatccctccaatCCCTCCAACTCTCCGAATCCCCCCATtcttccccaaatccccccatccctccccatctccctcccgtccctccctgccctcatcccaaatccccccatctctccccaaaTCCCTCCAATCCCTCCCCGACTCCTCAAATCCCCCCATtcttccccaaatccccccatccatccccaaATCCCTCATCCCAAAACCCATCCCTCATCCCAAATCCCTCCTTCCCGCTCCAATTCCTCCCTCCCAAATCCCCCCCATCCCAAATCCCCCCCATCCCTGACTCCTCAAATCCCCCCATTCTTCCCCAAATCTCCCTATCCCTCTCCAAATCCATCCCTCATCCCAAATCCCCCAGTGGGACCCCCAATCCCTTGGGGGTGATGGACACCCCACTATTtcagggtggggggcacagagACGGGACCCCCACATCCCTTAGGGGTCACAGGGACCCCCACCTCGctgtattttggggggggggggggggggggggcagcagtggGACCCCCACATCCCTCAGGGGGGCCACCAGcgtcctccctgcccagccacgAACCCCAaacctgggggggtccccactcTCCTGCGCCCCCTCCCCGAGCCAAATCCAGGCGTTGAACCCTCCCCGTTTTCCCCCTATTTCTCCCAAATTTGCCCATTTTCCCCCCGATCTGTCGAGTGGGTTCTGAAACCCAAGGGgaagagccggggaggggggggggggggggggggggggggacacaggacacgacaccttctgccccccccccccccaaatcccctgatCTTACCCCAAAAACGCAACCCCCTTCCGAAGGAAATCCGTATTCTTTAAAAACCGAGGGAACGGGCAAATTCAAGTGATTTAAATCAACTTTGGAGGGAATTAAAAGGGAATTTAGATACTTCAGCCCGTTCCTGAAGCTGTtattgccccccccctccccccccccaaccccccccccggggtttcAAGTTCCCCAAATGCTGGaatatcggggggggggggggggggtgttttttggggtgCAACCGAGCGAATAAAACCAcgtggagggggaaggaaagacaTTTTACTCGCCAGAAAACACACTCCAAGCGCCCCCGGGGCCGCCTCAAACCGGCGGGGTCTTCATCACagccccagtgacccccccaccccccccccccccgtaccccaaAACGGCTCTGGGGGGGGCTCTCCCCCCCTCGGCTTTGTTAGTGCAATTCGGCTTCAGTCTCGCCTTTtgctggaaaagggggaaaataaccCCAAATAGTCACCTGGAATTTGGGAGAGGGGGgtgaagggaagggctgggggggcacgggggtgtcgccccccccccccaagtcaggCAGGGTCCCCCATATTCCCCCCCCAAGCATTTTAGGGGTGCACcaaggacgggggggggggggcagcttcgTTAGCAGCTTTGTTAGCGGCCTCGCCCCCCCCAGCCGCTTGCTGCCAACACTCAAGGGGGCAGCGAAACTCAGTAGCCCAATGGCAAATGGTCCCCCCACTTCATTCCCTGACCCCCCCAAGCGTTTTAGGGGTgcaccgaggggggggggggaggggggcacttcGTTAGCAGCTTCGTTAGCGGCcttgcccccccccagccactcGCTGCCAGCACCCAAGGGGGCAGCAAAACTCAGTAGCCCGATGGCAAACGTCCCCCCACCAGCGCTTTATCCACTgaatgtggggaggggggtgaacCCCAACACCCCCCTTCAAATTttacccccccgcaccccccccccggcatcaccTTTGTCAACCAGGGGCTTCCGAGCAGCTCCGTCCCACCCCACCACGGCCTCTGCTGCCGGACAGACCCCGTTGGCTTTTCCCCGGGGGGAGGGCAAAAagccaccgggggggggggtatAAAAAGCTacagggggggggtgtgtgtgtgtggagtttTCTTtcggggggacgggggacgggggacacggggCATTAAAGGCTGATGCTACGGTGGTGTTTGAAATGCCCCTGGCCCCCCCGGCGCTGCTCCCGCTCCTCCAGCTCGTCGCTGTTGAGGCTGGTGGCGTCCGAGAGCCCCACCAAATGCTCGACCGAGTCGAACTTCTGGAGGTCGGAGGCGATGGTTTGAAGGCTGAGCACCGAGAGGGTGTCACCCGGGGGGCATTCTGTCCCCAACCGCGTCCCTCCTGTCACCCCCACCTCGGTACCGGCGTGTTGGGGACTGGCTTCGGCTCCCACCGGCGAAGCTCGACGCAGGATGAGGCGCTGGAGGCGACGAGCGTGGATTTGTTCGCTGATCTGTTCCAGGTTCCGCAGGGCCACCGAGTACCGCGTCTTGGCTTGGGCCACCAGCTTCTCCAGCGCCGTCACCTTGGCCTTGTGCTCCTGGAGGGGGTGACAGTGGCCACCGAGGCCACCTcagtgggaagggaagggcccAACCCTTCCCAGACACCCCCCaacctctctttctccctcctcatcCCCAAAATAGCAGGATCCGCCCCAAAAATGCGATccccaaacccctcaccagcccAGTCATGTCTCCCCCCACCATCCTTCCCAGTTACCTCCAGGATCTGGTTAAACTGGGCTTTCAGCTGGAAATAAGGGGTGCCCTTCCCAGGCacccctctttttctccttcttcatccCCAAAACAAGCAAGATCCTCCCCAAAAATGGGACCCCCCGAACCCCTCGCCAGCCCCAGGGTGGGTGAGCACCGGCCCAgtcatgtcccctgtccccccctgtcctTCCCAGTTACCTCCAGGATCTGGTTAAACTGGGCTTTCAGCTGGAAATAAGGGGTGCCCTTCCCAGGCacccctctttttctccttcttcatccCCAAAACAAGCAGGATCCTCCCCAAAAATGGGACCCCCCGAACCCCTCGCCAGCCCCAGGGTGGGTGAGCACCGGCCCAgtcatgtcccctgtcccccccgcccttcccagTTACCTCCAGGATCTGGTTAAACTGGGCTTTCAGCTGGAAATAAGGGGTGCCCTTCCCAGGCacccctctttttctccttcttcatccCCAAAACAAGCAAGATCCTCCCCAAAAATGGGACCCGCTGAACCCCTCGCTAGCCCCAGGGTGGGTGAGCACCGGCCCAgtcatgtcccctgtccccccctgtcctTCCCAGTTACCTCCAGGATCTGGTTGAACTGGGCTTTCAGCTGGAAATAAGGGGTGCCCTTCCCAGGCACCCCTcaacctctttttctccctcctcatcCCCAAAACAAGCAGgatcccccccaaaaatgggagCCCCCAAACCCCTTGCCAGCCCCAGGGTGGGTGAGCACCGGCCCAgtcatgtcccctgtccccccccgttCTTCCCAGTTACCTCCAGGATCTGGTTAAACTGGGCTTTCAGCTGGAAATAAGCGGTGCCCTTCCCAGGCacccctctttttctccttcttcatccCCAAAACAAGCAAGATCCTCCCCAAAAATGGGACCCCCCGAACCCCTCGCCAGCCCCAGGGTGGGTGAGCACCGGCCCAgtcatgtcccctgtccccccctgtcctTCCCAGTTACCTCCAGGATCTGGTTAAACTGGGCTTTCAGCTGGAAATAAGGGGTGCCCTTCCCAGGCacccctctttttctccttcttcatccCCAAAACAAGCAAGATCCTCCCCAAAAATGGGACCCCCCGAACCCCTCGCCAGCCCCAGGGTGGGTGAGCACCGGCCCAgtcatgtcccctgtcccccccccgtcctTCCCAGTTACCTCCAGGATCTGGTTGAACTGGGCTTTCAGCTCAAGATAAGGGGTGCCCTTCCCAGGCACCCCTCAacctcttttttctccttcttcatccCCAAAACAAGCAGGATCCCACCCAAAAATGGGACCGCTGAACCCCTCGCTAGCCCCAGGGTGGGTGAGCACCGGCCCAgtcatgtcccctgtcccccccgcccttcccagTTACCTCCAGGATCTGGTTGAACTGGGCTTTCAGCTCGAAATAGGGTTTGCTCTTGACGATGACGCGTTTGAGGGATTTCTGGAGGGCCTGGACCTTGGCCTCGGCTTGTTGGCAGAGCTGGGTGACGCGTTGGTGCTCCCGCTCGCTCCGCAGCCGCTCCTCCTCCGCCTCGTTCacctggggacaccccaaaaaccccctcaGAGGCaggtccccgtccccgtccctcccccccccaccacccacaTCCCCAAAGTCCCCAAAAAACCTCCTCCCGGGTCCCACCCCACCCTCTCTCCCGGTTTGAGAGACGCAGGATTCGTTTCTCTTCCAACAATTCCACTTTTCGGTACAAAAAACCACTCAACGCTGGGAAAATTGACATTTTTAGACGATTCCAAGCTCTGAATTTGGGGAAAAGTATCTATTTTATAGTCAATTATGGGATGCGGGATTCAAGTCCTCGGCGTTTTGGAGCTCACGGGGACGAGGAGGAACGAGACCCCAACGCTCCACCCCGAGCTGCCAACGGGGGTTATTTCACACCCACGAACGTCACTTTTTCTATAAATTCTAATTTttgaggaggaaaagaggaaaaagggagttTTTTCCTCTTCCGTTCTGGCTGCGATCCCGGGAATTCCTTGCCCTgagccctttcccttcctccccaaaccCAACATCCGCCGGGAGCTTCCCACTGATCTATAAtcctaaataataataatcctaATAATAATCCTTAATATTCCTAAGAAATATAATCCTCGGATGTTTTATATCGATAGCAGGAtcaatgttgggttttttagtattattaatgtgaATTATTGAGCGTTTTTACtaaatctctttatatttcaaccctcccGTCGTCTTGTTTTTCCCCGATTCcctttcccgggtggggagggaggagagaataaTTATCGGAAGagagaataattaaataaatgaCAATAAACTGCGGGTTTTTTTGAATAATAACGCCCTCCCAGGGGGGGAAGAAATTGGGGGGTTTTCAATAACCACACGCCTCCCCCAGGGGGTgaaaccgccccccccccttacctTGCAGGTGGCGTGGTTGAGCATCTCCTGCCAGGTGGGATCCAGGCGGTTCTTGTCGGCCATCACGCCCTGCTCGGCCACGAAGACCATCTCGCGGGCGGCGTTGTGCATGCTGACGGCTCGCTCATAGCGCAGCGCCGCCTTCTGCGTCTCCTGCTGGGCCTacggggaaggggaaaaggggacGTCGATAtaaggaggcggagggggggggagaaaaaggccCCCCACCCTTCGGAGTGACCGGTACCTCCTTGGCCAAGCGTCGGGCTTCGTAGTACGGCCGAGCTTTCTCGATGCAGTTGCCCAACTGGGAGCCCTGGGCGTTGAGCTTCCGGGCGGATTCGGAGAGGATGCGGCGATAGGCGGTGCGGGCATCCTGCCGGCAAAAgacagcgtgtgtgtgtgtgtcccccgtccCCAACGGCAGCGGGGTCTGCCCTCCCAACCAGCCCAGCGAGGGCAATAACCAGCAGGGACCAGTTAAGGACCAGAAGACCACGGCTGGGGGACCAGTTAAGGGCTGGGGACCCAGTTAAGGGCTGGGGACAAGGACTTGGGGACCAACTAAGGACTGGGAGATGACGACTGAGGAACCGGTTAAGGACTGCAGAACCAGTTAAGGACCAGGGGACCCAGTTAAGGACTGGGGGAGAAGGA
It encodes the following:
- the SH3BP5L gene encoding SH3 domain-binding protein 5-like, which gives rise to MGDAEEGLGWGTDGGDGRQTPPGQLGGGEDEAGAAVSGGPCESEEPKTPPKVVEEEEEEEEELDPRIQEELEHLNQANEEINRVELQLDDARTAYRRILSESARKLNAQGSQLGNCIEKARPYYEARRLAKEAQQETQKAALRYERAVSMHNAAREMVFVAEQGVMADKNRLDPTWQEMLNHATCKVNEAEEERLRSEREHQRVTQLCQQAEAKVQALQKSLKRVIVKSKPYFELKAQFNQILEEHKAKVTALEKLVAQAKTRYSVALRNLEQISEQIHARRLQRLILRRASPVGAEASPQHAGTEVGVTGGTRLGTECPPGDTLSVLSLQTIASDLQKFDSVEHLVGLSDATSLNSDELEEREQRRGGQGHFKHHRSISL